In the Vulpes vulpes isolate BD-2025 chromosome 12, VulVul3, whole genome shotgun sequence genome, TTCTGGGGTTGGCCTGGCTGACTTATGGCCATCAACTGATCTGGCAATGTAGCTGGTCCAGAAGTTAAAAGCTGACTACAGTCTGCAGAGACATTTAAAATAGAGAAGCTACCTGATTAGTTACtttccattaatatttataaGAAGATATTTATTAGTTGCTGGGGGAAACTGATTATTGTGCCTACCCAATATAGAACTAGAAGGAAGGCACCTGACAGCCCCATAAAAAGGTTCTCACCGAACAGTACTGGACTTCATCCCAGGTTCTCCTCTAAGTGGTATACAACTACAACTTTGCCTCGTTAATCCTAAGTAAGTCCTACACATTTTCTTCAGTATATAAACATTAAAGATGAGTTTTTACCTCCTTGGAAACTACTTATTTTAATTGGCAGAGATTTTTCTGTCATTcttacttcattttcctttcaagtTTATAGCTTAAAATGGCAAACACCTTCATTTAACATTCATGACCACATTTAGTCCTCCCATTATCCTTTTTTGAGTAAGTAGATAATATTACCACCATTTAAGATATGGAAATTGAAGCTTTTGTAGGTCATGTAACTTGTCCATGATCTCACAGTATATGAGTAGTATAGTTGGAACTTGAACTCAGTTCTAAGTACACTCTGTGCTCTTAAGACCCCTGTGTTTTGCTTCcttttagtaaaaataataatctgacCATTTCAATCaataacatttaagaaataagaaatcagaaagagTTTCTTACTATTTTGAATGCCAAATAAGAACATTCCAGAAGTCTGTTGAGATGAGCCAGGAGAATTCTGTAGTTGGTTCATTGTGCCTCCAGTAGTGTTATGAAATAAAGCAGCCTGTGGTTGAGGTGAAGATGTGGCTCCTTGGATTCCAGGCATGTTGTTCTGAGGAGAATAAAGAGGAGACTGCTGCATGTCTTGTTGGTTCATACTGGTCTGCAAAGCAGACATGGATGCTGGAGAGAGGAACAGTGTTACTTGCTGCTCTTGCGAACTGGGTGACCCTTGGACCAACTGAATCTGAGGAGAACTATGGAACAAGGAGGTCTGTGGTGACTCAGACTGGGTAGGGCCTGGGTTCTGAAGAGAGGAAACTGTAGGCTGGTTCTGAAATTGCATGGGCTGCTGCTCTTGATTCATTGGGGCCATATTATTTTGTTGGTGAAAGATGGATTGGTTCTGTTGCTCCTGATTAGCCATTGGATTTTGACTTGGGTTGAACATCATGTTTGGTGGTGGCTGCTTCTGAGATGTCATTGTGGCCATGGTATTCTGATTACTGAACAAAAtgctctgctgctgctgttgctgctgttgctgctgctgctgctgttgctgctgctgctgctcctgggatGGAGAGTTACTCTGGATAGCGACTATTGAGTGCTGCGACTGGAAGATCGGTCCTTGTTGGTTTTGAGGCATTGGATtaggaggcagggagcccagggacacctgaggCTGGAACATACCTTGCTGGGAGGGTTGTGCCTGTTCCTGAGAAAGCATAGGGGTCTGGATGTGTGATATTGGAGCCTGCTGTTGGAAAGCAGCTTGCTGCTCAGTGTTAGACGTTGACTGAAGTGGAGAAATTGAGTTTTGAGctgcaaaaaatgaaatctgttcTTCTTGGGCTACTGTGTTACTTTGAAGATTATTCATTGGAGTCTGGGAAAGAAATAGGTTGGCTGACTGCTGGTCTTGAGGAACAGAAGAGCCCTGCAGCACAGCCATGGAACTCTGAGAGTGAAACATTGGAGGCTGCAATTGTTCAGAGGATGTTGTAGAAGTCTGACTGTGGACAATAGGACTTGGACTGTGAAAAATAGAACCTTGAGTTTCCTGGGAAAGGTTCTGAGCATCAGCAATAGGATTCTGAGGATGAAAAAGTGGCGCCTGTGAATGAGAAGACTGTTGCAAAAAATTCCCAGATTGGAGGGACATCATCTCATTACCTTGCTGGAATAAACCATTACCTTGTTGCTGAGTACCATTATTCTGCACACTCATCATACTTTTCGTAGATGAAAAAAGGTTAACTTGAGGTTGACTGTCCCCACTATGTTGCATTTGGACCATGGTCTGAAAGACACTGTTCTGAATCTGCTTTGCTTGTGCTCCAGTTTCTTCTCCATCTCCTGAACTTGATGTCTGAAACATGGTAGTGCCAGGGGTTGCAACCTGCTGTGTGGTGGTTGTAGTAGTTTCATTTCCAGAAACTGCAGGTGGAGAAGAAAACAATTCACACTGCATTTGCATGTCTTCATTGGTAGATAATGCACTCATcatgtgaggagtctgctggtAAACTGGAGATTGCTGAAGGTTCCCATTTGCTGACGCAGGTGAAGGAAATAACTCGGACTGGATCTGGGCAGCTGCCTGGCAGATACTCTGCTGCATCTCCATCACCATCGCAGCTGATGATTCCATtacttgttgctgttgttgttgctgctgttgacTGGATAATGTGTTCTCAGTCGGTGGGTGAACACTTTCGGCTCTTCCAGTGATTAAATTATCTGGTCTAGTATGGACTGCTGGCTCCGTTGAGGAAAATATTCCAGGGCTTACACTATTTTGAATTTGACTGACTTGTTGAAAAATGTCTGCACTAAGCTGTTCTTGAACATTCTCATTACCATCTGGAgctgaaaataaaactgaagataaCTGTTGTTGTGCCTCTAAAACTTGTTGGACTAAGTCAACATTTCCACTGCTGCCACTAGCAGTACTGCCTGTAAAACTTCCGGCTTGCAAATGCTGAATCGTATTCTGTAGCTGACTCACGCTATTTGGTGATGGGAAAATATTGGATGAAATCTGCTGCTGTAAAGTCTGCGCTTGTTCTTGTAGTGGTGACTGCTGCTGTTGCTGGGATGACTCAGTCAGGTGTGACAAATTAACCACTGTACCATCTGATTGCAGTACTTCTCTAGTTGGAGTTTCTCTGGTCTGAAACTGGGTAGCCTGCTGCAGTAGTGCATCACTATTGGGCAGCTGATTAGAAGCAGAAACTGCTGGAAAGGTACCAGGCTGTGAAATGTCCTGTGTTTGGATAGTTGTCAGGGTCTCTGGGTTGTATGTCTTGGGTTGAATTTGCTgctgcttttcattttcagaagGTAAGTgggaagatgatgatgatgaaaaagaCCCATTTCCTGCTATGTTAGAGATATTTTCTAATGTTTGTTGAGTTGATCCAACTGTCTTTg is a window encoding:
- the NFAT5 gene encoding nuclear factor of activated T-cells 5 isoform X7, translated to MGGACSSFTTSSSPTIYSTSVTDSKAMQVESCSSALGVSNRGVSEKQLTSNTVQQHPSTPKRHTVLYISPPPEDLLDNSRMSCQDEGCGLESEQSCSMWMEDSPSNFSNMSTSSYNDNTEVPRKSRKRNPKQRPGVKRRDCEESNMDIFDADSAKAPHYVLSQLTTDNKGNSKAGNGTLENQKGSGIKKSPMLCGQYPVKSEGKELKIVVQPETQHRARYLTEGSRGSVKDRTQQGFPTVKLEGHNEPVVLQVFVGNDSGRVKPHGFYQACRVTGRNTTPCKEVDIEGTTVIEVGLDPSNNMTLAVDCVGILKLRNADVEARIGIAGSKKKSTRARLVFRVNITRKDGSTLTLQTPSSPILCTQPAGVPEILKKSLHSCSVKGEEEVFLIGKNFLKGTKVIFQENVSDENSWKSEAEIDMELFHQNHLIVKVPPYHDQHITLPVSVGIYVVTNAGRSHDVQPFTYTPDPAAAGALNVNVKKEISSPSRPCSFEEAMKAMKTTGCNLDKVNILPNALITPLISSSMIKSEDVTPMEVTAEKRSSPIFKTTKTVGSTQQTLENISNIAGNGSFSSSSSSHLPSENEKQQQIQPKTYNPETLTTIQTQDISQPGTFPAVSASNQLPNSDALLQQATQFQTRETPTREVLQSDGTVVNLSHLTESSQQQQQSPLQEQAQTLQQQISSNIFPSPNSVSQLQNTIQHLQAGSFTGSTASGSSGNVDLVQQVLEAQQQLSSVLFSAPDGNENVQEQLSADIFQQVSQIQNSVSPGIFSSTEPAVHTRPDNLITGRAESVHPPTENTLSSQQQQQQQQQVMESSAAMVMEMQQSICQAAAQIQSELFPSPASANGNLQQSPVYQQTPHMMSALSTNEDMQMQCELFSSPPAVSGNETTTTTTQQVATPGTTMFQTSSSGDGEETGAQAKQIQNSVFQTMVQMQHSGDSQPQVNLFSSTKSMMSVQNNGTQQQGNGLFQQGNEMMSLQSGNFLQQSSHSQAPLFHPQNPIADAQNLSQETQGSIFHSPSPIVHSQTSTTSSEQLQPPMFHSQSSMAVLQGSSVPQDQQSANLFLSQTPMNNLQSNTVAQEEQISFFAAQNSISPLQSTSNTEQQAAFQQQAPISHIQTPMLSQEQAQPSQQGMFQPQVSLGSLPPNPMPQNQQGPIFQSQHSIVAIQSNSPSQEQQQQQQQQQQQQQQQQQQSILFSNQNTMATMTSQKQPPPNMMFNPSQNPMANQEQQNQSIFHQQNNMAPMNQEQQPMQFQNQPTVSSLQNPGPTQSESPQTSLFHSSPQIQLVQGSPSSQEQQVTLFLSPASMSALQTSMNQQDMQQSPLYSPQNNMPGIQGATSSPQPQAALFHNTTGGTMNQLQNSPGSSQQTSGMFLFGIQNNCSQLLTSGPATLPDQLMAISQPGQPQNEGQPPVTTLLSQQMPENSSLASSINANQNIEKIDLLVSLQNQGNNLTGTF
- the NFAT5 gene encoding nuclear factor of activated T-cells 5 isoform X4, whose translation is MPSDFISLLSADLDLESPKSLYSRDSLKLHPSQNFHRAGLLEESVYDLLPKELQLPPSRETSVASMSQTSGGEAGSPPPAVVAADASSAPSSSSMGGACSSFTTSSSPTIYSTSVTDSKAMQVESCSSALGVSNRGVSEKQLTSNTVQQHPSTPKRHTVLYISPPPEDLLDNSRMSCQDEGCGLESEQSCSMWMEDSPSNFSNMSTSSYNDNTEVPRKSRKRNPKQRPGVKRRDCEESNMDIFDADSAKAPHYVLSQLTTDNKGNSKAGNGTLENQKGSGIKKSPMLCGQYPVKSEGKELKIVVQPETQHRARYLTEGSRGSVKDRTQQGFPTVKLEGHNEPVVLQVFVGNDSGRVKPHGFYQACRVTGRNTTPCKEVDIEGTTVIEVGLDPSNNMTLAVDCVGILKLRNADVEARIGIAGSKKKSTRARLVFRVNITRKDGSTLTLQTPSSPILCTQPAGVPEILKKSLHSCSVKGEEEVFLIGKNFLKGTKVIFQENVSDENSWKSEAEIDMELFHQNHLIVKVPPYHDQHITLPVSVGIYVVTNAGRSHDVQPFTYTPDPAMKTTGCNLDKVNILPNALITPLISSSMIKSEDVTPMEVTAEKRSSPIFKTTKTVGSTQQTLENISNIAGNGSFSSSSSSHLPSENEKQQQIQPKTYNPETLTTIQTQDISQPGTFPAVSASNQLPNSDALLQQATQFQTRETPTREVLQSDGTVVNLSHLTESSQQQQQSPLQEQAQTLQQQISSNIFPSPNSVSQLQNTIQHLQAGSFTGSTASGSSGNVDLVQQVLEAQQQLSSVLFSAPDGNENVQEQLSADIFQQVSQIQNSVSPGIFSSTEPAVHTRPDNLITGRAESVHPPTENTLSSQQQQQQQQQVMESSAAMVMEMQQSICQAAAQIQSELFPSPASANGNLQQSPVYQQTPHMMSALSTNEDMQMQCELFSSPPAVSGNETTTTTTQQVATPGTTMFQTSSSGDGEETGAQAKQIQNSVFQTMVQMQHSGDSQPQVNLFSSTKSMMSVQNNGTQQQGNGLFQQGNEMMSLQSGNFLQQSSHSQAPLFHPQNPIADAQNLSQETQGSIFHSPSPIVHSQTSTTSSEQLQPPMFHSQSSMAVLQGSSVPQDQQSANLFLSQTPMNNLQSNTVAQEEQISFFAAQNSISPLQSTSNTEQQAAFQQQAPISHIQTPMLSQEQAQPSQQGMFQPQVSLGSLPPNPMPQNQQGPIFQSQHSIVAIQSNSPSQEQQQQQQQQQQQQQQQQQQSILFSNQNTMATMTSQKQPPPNMMFNPSQNPMANQEQQNQSIFHQQNNMAPMNQEQQPMQFQNQPTVSSLQNPGPTQSESPQTSLFHSSPQIQLVQGSPSSQEQQVTLFLSPASMSALQTSMNQQDMQQSPLYSPQNNMPGIQGATSSPQPQAALFHNTTGGTMNQLQNSPGSSQQTSGMFLFGIQNNCSQLLTSGPATLPDQLMAISQPGQPQNEGQPPVTTLLSQQMPENSSLASSINANQNIEKIDLLVSLQNQGNNLTGTF
- the NFAT5 gene encoding nuclear factor of activated T-cells 5 isoform X5: MPSDFISLLSADLDLESPKSLYSRESVYDLLPKELQLPPSRETSVASMSQTSGGEAGSPPPAVVAADASSAPSSSSMGGACSSFTTSSSPTIYSTSVTDSKAMQVESCSSALGVSNRGVSEKQLTSNTVQQHPSTPKRHTVLYISPPPEDLLDNSRMSCQDEGCGLESEQSCSMWMEDSPSNFSNMSTSSYNDNTEVPRKSRKRNPKQRPGVKRRDCEESNMDIFDADSAKAPHYVLSQLTTDNKGNSKAGNGTLENQKGSGIKKSPMLCGQYPVKSEGKELKIVVQPETQHRARYLTEGSRGSVKDRTQQGFPTVKLEGHNEPVVLQVFVGNDSGRVKPHGFYQACRVTGRNTTPCKEVDIEGTTVIEVGLDPSNNMTLAVDCVGILKLRNADVEARIGIAGSKKKSTRARLVFRVNITRKDGSTLTLQTPSSPILCTQPAGVPEILKKSLHSCSVKGEEEVFLIGKNFLKGTKVIFQENVSDENSWKSEAEIDMELFHQNHLIVKVPPYHDQHITLPVSVGIYVVTNAGRSHDVQPFTYTPDPAMKTTGCNLDKVNILPNALITPLISSSMIKSEDVTPMEVTAEKRSSPIFKTTKTVGSTQQTLENISNIAGNGSFSSSSSSHLPSENEKQQQIQPKTYNPETLTTIQTQDISQPGTFPAVSASNQLPNSDALLQQATQFQTRETPTREVLQSDGTVVNLSHLTESSQQQQQSPLQEQAQTLQQQISSNIFPSPNSVSQLQNTIQHLQAGSFTGSTASGSSGNVDLVQQVLEAQQQLSSVLFSAPDGNENVQEQLSADIFQQVSQIQNSVSPGIFSSTEPAVHTRPDNLITGRAESVHPPTENTLSSQQQQQQQQQVMESSAAMVMEMQQSICQAAAQIQSELFPSPASANGNLQQSPVYQQTPHMMSALSTNEDMQMQCELFSSPPAVSGNETTTTTTQQVATPGTTMFQTSSSGDGEETGAQAKQIQNSVFQTMVQMQHSGDSQPQVNLFSSTKSMMSVQNNGTQQQGNGLFQQGNEMMSLQSGNFLQQSSHSQAPLFHPQNPIADAQNLSQETQGSIFHSPSPIVHSQTSTTSSEQLQPPMFHSQSSMAVLQGSSVPQDQQSANLFLSQTPMNNLQSNTVAQEEQISFFAAQNSISPLQSTSNTEQQAAFQQQAPISHIQTPMLSQEQAQPSQQGMFQPQVSLGSLPPNPMPQNQQGPIFQSQHSIVAIQSNSPSQEQQQQQQQQQQQQQQQQQQSILFSNQNTMATMTSQKQPPPNMMFNPSQNPMANQEQQNQSIFHQQNNMAPMNQEQQPMQFQNQPTVSSLQNPGPTQSESPQTSLFHSSPQIQLVQGSPSSQEQQVTLFLSPASMSALQTSMNQQDMQQSPLYSPQNNMPGIQGATSSPQPQAALFHNTTGGTMNQLQNSPGSSQQTSGMFLFGIQNNCSQLLTSGPATLPDQLMAISQPGQPQNEGQPPVTTLLSQQMPENSSLASSINANQNIEKIDLLVSLQNQGNNLTGTF
- the NFAT5 gene encoding nuclear factor of activated T-cells 5 isoform X6; translation: MPSDFISLLSADLDLESPKSLYSRDSLKLHPSQNFHRAGLLEESVYDLLPKELQLPPSRETSVASMSQTSGGEAGSPPPAVVAADASSAPSSSSMGGACSSFTTSSSPTIYSTSVTDSKAMQVESCSSALGVSNRGVSEKQLTSNTVQQHPSTPKRHTVLYISPPPEDLLDNSRMSCQDEGCGLESEQSCSMWMEDSPSNFSNMSTSSYNDNTEVPRKSRKRNPKQRPGVKRRDCEESNMDIFDADSAKAPHYVLSQLTTDNKGNSKAGNGTLENQKGSGIKKSPMLCGQYPVKSEGKELKIVVQPETQHRARYLTEGSRGSVKDRTQQGFPTVKLEGHNEPVVLQVFVGNDSGRVKPHGFYQACRVTGRNTTPCKEVDIEGTTVIEVGLDPSNNMTLAVDCVGILKLRNADVEARIGIAGSKKKSTRARLVFRVNITRKDGSTLTLQTPSSPILCTQPAGVPEILKKSLHSCSVKGEEEVFLIGKNFLKGTKVIFQENVSDENSWKSEAEIDMELFHQNHLIVKVPPYHDQHITLPVSVGIYVVTNAGRSHDVQPFTYTPDPAAAGALNVNVKKEISSPSRPCSFEEAMKAMKTTGCNLDKVNILPNALITPLISSSMIKSEDVTPMEVTAEKRSSPIFKTTKTVGSTQQTLENISNIAGNGSFSSSSSSHLPSENEKQQQIQPKTYNPETLTTIQTQDISQPGTFPAVSASNQLPNSDALLQQATQFQTRETPTREVLQSDGTVVNLSHLTESSQQQQQSPLQEQAQTLQQQISSNIFPSPNSVSQLQNTIQHLQAGSFTGSTASGSSGNVDLVQQVLEAQQQLSSVLFSAPDGNENVQEQLSADIFQQVSQIQNSVSPGIFSSTEPAVHTRPDNLITGRAESVHPPTENTLSSQQQQQQQQQVMESSAAMVMEMQQSICQAAAQIQSELFPSPASANGNLQQSPVYQQTPHMMSALSTNEDMQMQCELFSSPPAVSGNETTTTTTQQVATPGTTMFQTSSSGDGEETGAQAKQIQNSVFQTMVQMQHSGDSQPQVNLFSSTKSMMSVQNNGTQQQGNGLFQQGNEMMSLQSGNFLQQSSHSQAPLFHPQNPIADAQNLSQETQGSIFHSPSPIVHSQTSTTSSEQLQPPMFHSQSSMAVLQGSSVPQDQQSANLFLSQTPMNNLQSNTVAQEEQISFFAAQNSISPLQSTSNTEQQAAFQQQAPISHIQTPMLSQEQAQPSQQGMFQPQVSLGSLPPNPMPQNQQGPIFQSQHSIVAIQSNSPSQEQQQQQQQQQQQQQQQQQQSILFSNQNTMATMTSQKQPPPNMMFNPSQNPMANQEQQNQSIFHQQNNMAPMNQEQQPMQFQNQPTVSSLQNPGPTQSESPQTSLFHSSPQIQLVQGSPSSQEQQVTLFLSPASMSALQTSMNQQDMQQSPLYSPQNNMPGIQGATSSPQPQAALFHNTTGGTMNQLQNSPGSSQQTSGMFLFGIQNNCSQLLTSGPATLPDQLMAISQPGQPQNEGQPPVTTLLSQQMPENSSLASSINANQNIEKIDLLVSLQNQGNNLTGTF
- the NFAT5 gene encoding nuclear factor of activated T-cells 5 isoform X3 encodes the protein MPSDFISLLSADLDLESPKSLYSRESVYDLLPKELQLPPSRETSVASMSQTSGGEAGSPPPAVVAADASSAPSSSSMGGACSSFTTSSSPTIYSTSVTDSKAMQVESCSSALGVSNRGVSEKQLTSNTVQQHPSTPKRHTVLYISPPPEDLLDNSRMSCQDEGCGLESEQSCSMWMEDSPSNFSNMSTSSYNDNTEVPRKSRKRNPKQRPGVKRRDCEESNMDIFDADSAKAPHYVLSQLTTDNKGNSKAGNGTLENQKGSGIKKSPMLCGQYPVKSEGKELKIVVQPETQHRARYLTEGSRGSVKDRTQQGFPTVKLEGHNEPVVLQVFVGNDSGRVKPHGFYQACRVTGRNTTPCKEVDIEGTTVIEVGLDPSNNMTLAVDCVGILKLRNADVEARIGIAGSKKKSTRARLVFRVNITRKDGSTLTLQTPSSPILCTQPAGVPEILKKSLHSCSVKGEEEVFLIGKNFLKGTKVIFQENVSDENSWKSEAEIDMELFHQNHLIVKVPPYHDQHITLPVSVGIYVVTNAGRSHDVQPFTYTPDPAAGALNVNVKKEISSPSRPCSFEEAMKAMKTTGCNLDKVNILPNALITPLISSSMIKSEDVTPMEVTAEKRSSPIFKTTKTVGSTQQTLENISNIAGNGSFSSSSSSHLPSENEKQQQIQPKTYNPETLTTIQTQDISQPGTFPAVSASNQLPNSDALLQQATQFQTRETPTREVLQSDGTVVNLSHLTESSQQQQQSPLQEQAQTLQQQISSNIFPSPNSVSQLQNTIQHLQAGSFTGSTASGSSGNVDLVQQVLEAQQQLSSVLFSAPDGNENVQEQLSADIFQQVSQIQNSVSPGIFSSTEPAVHTRPDNLITGRAESVHPPTENTLSSQQQQQQQQQVMESSAAMVMEMQQSICQAAAQIQSELFPSPASANGNLQQSPVYQQTPHMMSALSTNEDMQMQCELFSSPPAVSGNETTTTTTQQVATPGTTMFQTSSSGDGEETGAQAKQIQNSVFQTMVQMQHSGDSQPQVNLFSSTKSMMSVQNNGTQQQGNGLFQQGNEMMSLQSGNFLQQSSHSQAPLFHPQNPIADAQNLSQETQGSIFHSPSPIVHSQTSTTSSEQLQPPMFHSQSSMAVLQGSSVPQDQQSANLFLSQTPMNNLQSNTVAQEEQISFFAAQNSISPLQSTSNTEQQAAFQQQAPISHIQTPMLSQEQAQPSQQGMFQPQVSLGSLPPNPMPQNQQGPIFQSQHSIVAIQSNSPSQEQQQQQQQQQQQQQQQQQQSILFSNQNTMATMTSQKQPPPNMMFNPSQNPMANQEQQNQSIFHQQNNMAPMNQEQQPMQFQNQPTVSSLQNPGPTQSESPQTSLFHSSPQIQLVQGSPSSQEQQVTLFLSPASMSALQTSMNQQDMQQSPLYSPQNNMPGIQGATSSPQPQAALFHNTTGGTMNQLQNSPGSSQQTSGMFLFGIQNNCSQLLTSGPATLPDQLMAISQPGQPQNEGQPPVTTLLSQQMPENSSLASSINANQNIEKIDLLVSLQNQGNNLTGTF
- the NFAT5 gene encoding nuclear factor of activated T-cells 5 isoform X2; translation: MPSDFISLLSADLDLESPKSLYSRESVYDLLPKELQLPPSRETSVASMSQTSGGEAGSPPPAVVAADASSAPSSSSMGGACSSFTTSSSPTIYSTSVTDSKAMQVESCSSALGVSNRGVSEKQLTSNTVQQHPSTPKRHTVLYISPPPEDLLDNSRMSCQDEGCGLESEQSCSMWMEDSPSNFSNMSTSSYNDNTEVPRKSRKRNPKQRPGVKRRDCEESNMDIFDADSAKAPHYVLSQLTTDNKGNSKAGNGTLENQKGSGIKKSPMLCGQYPVKSEGKELKIVVQPETQHRARYLTEGSRGSVKDRTQQGFPTVKLEGHNEPVVLQVFVGNDSGRVKPHGFYQACRVTGRNTTPCKEVDIEGTTVIEVGLDPSNNMTLAVDCVGILKLRNADVEARIGIAGSKKKSTRARLVFRVNITRKDGSTLTLQTPSSPILCTQPAGVPEILKKSLHSCSVKGEEEVFLIGKNFLKGTKVIFQENVSDENSWKSEAEIDMELFHQNHLIVKVPPYHDQHITLPVSVGIYVVTNAGRSHDVQPFTYTPDPAAAGALNVNVKKEISSPSRPCSFEEAMKAMKTTGCNLDKVNILPNALITPLISSSMIKSEDVTPMEVTAEKRSSPIFKTTKTVGSTQQTLENISNIAGNGSFSSSSSSHLPSENEKQQQIQPKTYNPETLTTIQTQDISQPGTFPAVSASNQLPNSDALLQQATQFQTRETPTREVLQSDGTVVNLSHLTESSQQQQQSPLQEQAQTLQQQISSNIFPSPNSVSQLQNTIQHLQAGSFTGSTASGSSGNVDLVQQVLEAQQQLSSVLFSAPDGNENVQEQLSADIFQQVSQIQNSVSPGIFSSTEPAVHTRPDNLITGRAESVHPPTENTLSSQQQQQQQQQVMESSAAMVMEMQQSICQAAAQIQSELFPSPASANGNLQQSPVYQQTPHMMSALSTNEDMQMQCELFSSPPAVSGNETTTTTTQQVATPGTTMFQTSSSGDGEETGAQAKQIQNSVFQTMVQMQHSGDSQPQVNLFSSTKSMMSVQNNGTQQQGNGLFQQGNEMMSLQSGNFLQQSSHSQAPLFHPQNPIADAQNLSQETQGSIFHSPSPIVHSQTSTTSSEQLQPPMFHSQSSMAVLQGSSVPQDQQSANLFLSQTPMNNLQSNTVAQEEQISFFAAQNSISPLQSTSNTEQQAAFQQQAPISHIQTPMLSQEQAQPSQQGMFQPQVSLGSLPPNPMPQNQQGPIFQSQHSIVAIQSNSPSQEQQQQQQQQQQQQQQQQQQSILFSNQNTMATMTSQKQPPPNMMFNPSQNPMANQEQQNQSIFHQQNNMAPMNQEQQPMQFQNQPTVSSLQNPGPTQSESPQTSLFHSSPQIQLVQGSPSSQEQQVTLFLSPASMSALQTSMNQQDMQQSPLYSPQNNMPGIQGATSSPQPQAALFHNTTGGTMNQLQNSPGSSQQTSGMFLFGIQNNCSQLLTSGPATLPDQLMAISQPGQPQNEGQPPVTTLLSQQMPENSSLASSINANQNIEKIDLLVSLQNQGNNLTGTF
- the NFAT5 gene encoding nuclear factor of activated T-cells 5 isoform X1 translates to MPSDFISLLSADLDLESPKSLYSRDSLKLHPSQNFHRAGLLEESVYDLLPKELQLPPSRETSVASMSQTSGGEAGSPPPAVVAADASSAPSSSSMGGACSSFTTSSSPTIYSTSVTDSKAMQVESCSSALGVSNRGVSEKQLTSNTVQQHPSTPKRHTVLYISPPPEDLLDNSRMSCQDEGCGLESEQSCSMWMEDSPSNFSNMSTSSYNDNTEVPRKSRKRNPKQRPGVKRRDCEESNMDIFDADSAKAPHYVLSQLTTDNKGNSKAGNGTLENQKGSGIKKSPMLCGQYPVKSEGKELKIVVQPETQHRARYLTEGSRGSVKDRTQQGFPTVKLEGHNEPVVLQVFVGNDSGRVKPHGFYQACRVTGRNTTPCKEVDIEGTTVIEVGLDPSNNMTLAVDCVGILKLRNADVEARIGIAGSKKKSTRARLVFRVNITRKDGSTLTLQTPSSPILCTQPAGVPEILKKSLHSCSVKGEEEVFLIGKNFLKGTKVIFQENVSDENSWKSEAEIDMELFHQNHLIVKVPPYHDQHITLPVSVGIYVVTNAGRSHDVQPFTYTPDPAAGALNVNVKKEISSPSRPCSFEEAMKAMKTTGCNLDKVNILPNALITPLISSSMIKSEDVTPMEVTAEKRSSPIFKTTKTVGSTQQTLENISNIAGNGSFSSSSSSHLPSENEKQQQIQPKTYNPETLTTIQTQDISQPGTFPAVSASNQLPNSDALLQQATQFQTRETPTREVLQSDGTVVNLSHLTESSQQQQQSPLQEQAQTLQQQISSNIFPSPNSVSQLQNTIQHLQAGSFTGSTASGSSGNVDLVQQVLEAQQQLSSVLFSAPDGNENVQEQLSADIFQQVSQIQNSVSPGIFSSTEPAVHTRPDNLITGRAESVHPPTENTLSSQQQQQQQQQVMESSAAMVMEMQQSICQAAAQIQSELFPSPASANGNLQQSPVYQQTPHMMSALSTNEDMQMQCELFSSPPAVSGNETTTTTTQQVATPGTTMFQTSSSGDGEETGAQAKQIQNSVFQTMVQMQHSGDSQPQVNLFSSTKSMMSVQNNGTQQQGNGLFQQGNEMMSLQSGNFLQQSSHSQAPLFHPQNPIADAQNLSQETQGSIFHSPSPIVHSQTSTTSSEQLQPPMFHSQSSMAVLQGSSVPQDQQSANLFLSQTPMNNLQSNTVAQEEQISFFAAQNSISPLQSTSNTEQQAAFQQQAPISHIQTPMLSQEQAQPSQQGMFQPQVSLGSLPPNPMPQNQQGPIFQSQHSIVAIQSNSPSQEQQQQQQQQQQQQQQQQQQSILFSNQNTMATMTSQKQPPPNMMFNPSQNPMANQEQQNQSIFHQQNNMAPMNQEQQPMQFQNQPTVSSLQNPGPTQSESPQTSLFHSSPQIQLVQGSPSSQEQQVTLFLSPASMSALQTSMNQQDMQQSPLYSPQNNMPGIQGATSSPQPQAALFHNTTGGTMNQLQNSPGSSQQTSGMFLFGIQNNCSQLLTSGPATLPDQLMAISQPGQPQNEGQPPVTTLLSQQMPENSSLASSINANQNIEKIDLLVSLQNQGNNLTGTF